The sequence TGCACTACCTTTTTCTTAACGTCCAGCACATAAGCTCCCCAGCATTCTCCTTCTCTCACAATAAGGTTTATTGCAATTAAGTTTTCGTATGTGGTTATGTTACTGTTTCTCTTAACTCGCTTAGCCAGGGTCTTTTCCACTTCTTCTCCAGTCAGGTCGGCAGCATGGATTATCCTTCTTTTGGAATGACCTCCTTCACGAGCGAGATCGTATTTTGTTTTATCTTTATCCCATAAAGTAAAATTTACTCCCCAACTAACTAAATCTCTAATTCTATCCGGGCCATTTTTGACCACCATCTCCACTACATCGGGATGGCAAAGTCCATCCCCGGCAACCAGAGTATCCTGAATGTGCGCATCAAATGAGTCTTCCTGACTCCAGACCGAAGCTATTCCTCCCTGAGCATACTTTGTGTTCGACTCCTCAAATTCCCTTTTAGTTACCACTGCTACTTCTCCCCATGGGGAAACTTTAAGGGCAAAGCTCAAGCCGGCTACACCGCTTCCTATCACTAAAAAATCGGTTTTTATTACCACAACTCTCCTCTAAAGCACAAACCCGAGCATATATTCAATCCTTCGCGCCAACCTTCAACTCTAACATCCTGTTTATGCTCTCGTAAGCCTCCACTCTAATTTCTTCAGTGACTTTAATAAGATGAACCATATCTTTAAGGGAATCACGAACTTTATCTAAAGTGTGGTATTTCATATTGCGGCATACCATCTTTTCGCTGGCAGGATAGAATTTCTTATCCGGGTTCTCCTTTCTCAAACGGTATAACATACCATTTTCCGTGCCGATTATTAATTCTTTAGCTGTAGTTTCCCGGGCAAAACTTAGTATTCCACTGGTAGAGGCAACCTGGTCAGCCAAATCTAATACTTCCTCCAGACATTCGGGATGAGCAATAAACTTTGCCTGTGGATGAGCCTTCTTTACTTTCAGGACATCTTCCTTTCTCAATACCTCATGGGTAGGACAAAACCCTTCCCATAAGATTAACTCTTTATCAGTCGAGCGAGCTACCCAGTGCCCCAGATTTCTATCAGGGACAAAAATAATCTTTTCTTGGGGAAGAGAATTGACCACTTTAACTGCATTGGCTGAAGTGCAACAGATATCACTTTCTGCCTTAACTTCTGCTGAAGAGTTGACATAAGTGACCACCGGCGCTTGAGGATGGTCCTCCCTTAACATCTTCAGCGTTTCTCGGGAAATCATATTAGCGAGGGGACATCCCGCCTTCAAATCAGGGAGAAGAACATTCTTTTCTGGTGAAAGAATGGCTGCGGTTTCAGCCATAAACAAAACACCACAAAAAACTATAGTGTCTGCGTCAGTGGCAGCTGCTTTCCGGCTTAGCTCCAGAGAATCGCCAACGAAATCGGCAATATCTTGAATCTCTCCTATTTGATAATTATGAGCAAGAATGATTGCGTTTCGTCTATTTTTTAACTCTTCGATTTCTTTTAGGATTTCTTCTCTATTTTCCACTTTTTTACCTTTCTGCAACATTAAAGCACTACCTTTGCTTCAATTCAATGGAGTCCTTGCGAAAGCAAGGTTTCGTTTTATCAGCCTCCCTTTCGGGAGGACTCCAGATTGTTCTACGTCAACAAATTCCTGAGCGATGAACAAATTATCTTTTCAAGCTACATTCTTCTAACGAGCATATTATCTATCAATCTGGTGTTGCCAATCCATACGGCCAGAGCAACCAGACCCTTTTTTCCTGGCCTTATTGTCTTCACATCTTCTAAGGTTAGAGGGTCAACAATTTCTATATAGTCTATCTTAGCGTGGGATTCTCTCTGGATAATTTTTTCCATTTCAGAAACTACATCTGAAATGGAACTTCCCACCTTTATCAACGATTTCGCACACTTCAACGCTCTGTATAATGAGAGAGCCTCTTCCCTCTCTTGAGAAGAAAGGTAAGAATTGCGAGAACTTATGGCCAACCCGTCTGGCTCACGAACAATGGCACATTCTCTTATTTCAACTTCCATGTTTAAATCTTCGACCATTCTCTTTATGATTCTTAGCTGCTGATAATCCTTCTGTCCAAAATAGGCAACATGGGGTTTTACAATATTGAATAGTTTACAGACTACTGAGGCCACACCCCTGAAATGTCCTGGCCGGGACAACCCGCAAAGCCTTTTCGAAAACTTCTCTACTTCCACATAAGTAGAATACTCTTTCCCATACATTTCGGAAACAGAAGGATAGAAAATTATATCCACACCTTCTCTCTGGGCAAGCGACTTATCTTTCTCGAAAGGACGGGGATACCTCCTGTAATCTTCTCCATGGCCGAATTGGGTAGGATTAATAAATATACTTATAATCAGGATGTCATTTTCCCTTCTTGCCCTTTCCATTAGAGAAAAGTGTCCCTGATGAAGTGCCCCCATTGTGGGAACGAAACCAATCGACTTGCCTTCTTCTCTTAGTCTATCAGCAATTTTTTGCATTATAGAATTTTTCCTGATTACTCTCATTGTCTCAGCAGAAGTTCGACCTGTGAATTATCTTTTAAGTCTCTCAATAACTCCGAAATCGTCTTCTTAAGAACCGGGTGAACCAATTCAGGGGCGATCTCTTCAAGGGGAACCAGAACAAACTTCCTCTTATGTAATTCAGAATGGGGAATCTGTAACTGTTTACCATTTAAGATTTTATTTTCATAAAAGAGAATATCTAAATCGATTATTCTCGGTCCCCATTTTATCTCCCTTTCCTTCCCTATCGACTTTTCTATCTTCTCCAATCTTTTCCAGAGTCTTCTGGGAGAGAGTTCTGTCTTCCCCTTCACTACGGAATTCAAGAACCAACCTTGCTCTTTGTAGCCCACGGGCTCTGTCTCGTATATGGAAGACTCGTCTATAATTTCTATACCTTCTCCTTTCATTAATTCAATTGCCTTTCTTATGTTCGCTAATCGGTCTCCAAGATTGGAACCAAGAGCAATATAAATCTCTTGTTTTACCATTTAATCGCACTCAGTCTTTCCGCAGCCTCTTTTATCCTCTTCTCATCCACTGTCAGAGAAAAGCGGACATATCCTTCTCCAGAAGGACCAAGTGCATTGCCTGGAGTAGAAAGGATACCTGCTTCCTCTAAGAGTTTCTCCGCACTCTGAAGCGAGGAATAGCCTTTAGGAACTTTTGCCCAAATGTAGAATGTCGCCTCTGGCTTTTTGACTTTCCAGCCGGTTCTCCCTAATTCCTCAATTAGCAGGTCGCGGCGCTTCTGGTATATACGACGCATTTCATCCACGCAGTCCTGGGGTCCATTCAATGCCTCAATCGATGCAGCCTGGATAGCACCAAAAACACCAGAATCGATATTTTCCTTCACCATAGATAAACCTCTGAGTATATCCTGATTCCCGCAAGCCCAGCCAATCCGCCAGCCTGTCATATTGTAAGTTTTGGATAAAGAATGGAATTCAATTCCCACTTCCTTTGCGCCGGGAAGTTCCAGGAAACTTATGGGCTTCTTCCCCTCATAATATATCTCCGAATAGGCTGCGTCATTTACCACAATAATGTTATGTTTTCTGGCAAATTCGATTACTTTTCTGAAAAAATCTCTACTGGCACAGCCTGCAGTGGGATTGTTCGGATAGTTGACAAAAATCATCTTGGTCTTCGTGGTTATCTCTTGGGGAATTGAATCCAAATCCGGTAGAAAATCGTTTTCTTCCAATAAAGGCATAAAGTAGGACGTCCCTCCGGCATAGATTGTCCCTATATTGTAGACGGGATAAGCCGGTTCCGGACAGAGAACCACATCACCTGCGTTAACAAATGCCAGATGAATGTGTCCAAGCCCTTCCTTGGAACCGATTAAAGCGTGAATTTCACTCTCAGTCTTCAATTCTACGCCAAAACGGACTTTGTACCAGCGGGCAATTGCCTGGCGAAACTCTAACAGTCCCGGGCCAAAAGGGTATCTATGGTATTTGGGCTCATCTATAGCCCTCTTCATAGCATCTCTGATATGTTGAGGTGTAGGTAAGTTTGGATCTCCTACACCGAAATCTATAATATCTACACCTTGTTGAATAGCCTTTTTCTTCTTTCGGTCAATCTCAATAAAAACATAGGGAGGTAACTGGGATAGCCTCTGGGAATAATCGAATTTCATTTCTTACTCCCTTTCAAACCCAGGAAGTCCTGCATATCATAAAATCCTGGTGGTTGCCTGATAATCCATTTTGCAGCCTCTACCGCTCCTCGGGCAAAGCAATCTCGGCTATGCGCCCGATGGGTCAACTCCAGCCTCTCACCCATTCCAGCAAAAATAATAGTATGCTCACCTACAATATCCCCAGCCCTCACAGCATGCATTCCTATCTCCTGAGGCTTTCGTGGCCCAACCATCCCCTTTCGTCCATAAACTCCTGCTTCCTTAAGATTCAAGTTTAGCGCTTGCGCGATAGTCTCTCCCAATTTCGTTGCTGTGCCCGAAGGGGCGTCTTTCTTCCGATTATGGTGAGATTCAATAATCTCTACATCATAACCTTTAAGTGACCTTGCCACACTGTCTACCAATTTAAATAGAAGATTTACTCCCAGGCTCATGTTGGGAGCCATAAGGAAAGGAATGGTTTTTGCTTTCTCTATGACCAATTTCTTCTCTTGTTCTGTATGGCCGGTAGTGCCTATGACCATAGCCTTGTTAAACCTTGAGGCGACTTCTAAATTCTCTAAACTCACCTGTGGATTTGTAAAGTCAATGACCACTTCTGCTCTGTCGATAATTTTCTCCAGATTATCAGTCACTTTAACTTTGGGTATGACTTCAGTTCCTAAAGCCTTGTTGGCTTTTGCCTCAATAGCTCCCACCAGTTCTGTCTCTTCATCCTGGCTGAGAATATCGATAATCCTTCGACCCATTCTTCCACAAGCACCGCAGACAATTACTTTAACCATAAGTTCCCCCTGAAATCCAAACTAACGTCTCCTTACGGAATTCCTTTTAGATAAGTTTATACTCTTTCAGTGTGGTTTTTAACTTTTTTAAATTTTCCTCAGACATCTTACATAGAGGCAACCTGATTTCTTCAGAAATCATCCCCATGAGGTTCATCGATGTCTTCACAGGAATAGGATTTGTTTCATAAAACATAGCCTCAAAGAGAGGAAGCATCTTCAAATGCATCTTTCTGGATTTATTAATATCGCCTTTATTAAAGGCTTCTACAAGTCCCACCACCGCCGCAGGTGCAATATTGGCAGCTACGGAAATTACCCCTTTGCCACCAACAGCAAGTATAGGGAAAGTCATAGTATCGTCTCCGGAAAGGACATCGAATTCCTCTCCACACTCCCTAACAATCTGACTTACCTGAGTAATATTGCCACTAGCTTCTTTCAACCCTATAATATTTTTGATCTTAGACAATTTCGCCGCAGTAGAAGAAATCATGTTGGTGCCAGTTCGTCCTGGCACATTATACATAATAATAGGAATATCCACAGTTTCGGCAATTTTTTTGAAATGTAAATAGAGCCCATTCTGGGTTGGTTTATTATAATACGGTGTAATAACCAAACATCCATCGGCTCCCACTTCCTTAGCAAACCGGGTCAGTTCAATTGCCTCATTTGTATTATTAGAACCCGTGCCGGCAATAACTTTTATACGTCCATTAACTGCCTTAACCACAGTCTCAATGACTAGCCTGTGTTCCTCATGCGAAAGAGTCGGCGATTCCCCCGTGGTTCCACAGGGAACAATGCCTGATGTTCCCTTCTTAATATGAAACTCCACTAGTTCTTTGAGTTTCTCCACATCAACCCGATTATTCTTGAACGGTGTTACCAGTGCCACAAAGGAACCTGAAAACATTATCGCACCTCCTCTATCCCAATTTTCAAGTTTCTACTTTTGTTGGGCGACCATCCCGATACATTGAGACAAACTGTCTCTCGCCCCTACAATAACATTTAAAAGATAGTTTGTGCTATGGAGTCCTTGCGAAAGCAAGGTCAAATACATCCCGCCCTTTCGGGCGGATTCCAGACTTTTCTGCGTCAAGAAATTCCTCAAGCGATGAACAAACTATCTTTTAATCCCAAGCCACCTCCCCTTCATAAACTACTCTAACCTCACCCTCAAGCCAAACACCTTTGAACTTTTCTATTCCTTTCATATTTTTTTTTATTACATATTCTACTTTTAAGGTCTCTCCACCTCGAGTATGAACTTCCACAGGAGAAGATACTTTCCCCTGCAAGCCTGAAATCAAAGCCGAAGCAACAGCACCCGTGCCACAAGCAAGAGTCTCATCTTCTACTCCTCGCTCATATGTTCTGATATAAATGGAGTTTCTCCCTTGCAAGGTAACGAAATTTACATTCGCCCCAGAAGGGATAAATCTTTGATGGTAACGAATCGCCCGTCCCAAATTCTTTACATCAACCTTATTCAGAGCAGGAACAAAGACTACCGCATGGGGAACGCCAGTGTTAATAAAATTAACTTTTTGAGAACCATGAGACTTAAGGGAAATCTTAAAATTCAGATTTATATCCGAGGGATTACCTAATCTTACCTTCACTTTTTTACCTTTAACCCATGCCTCCACATTCCCCGCTTTGGTCTCCATGACTGTGTTTGCAGAAGCAATTCCCTTAATAAATGCAAACCTGGCAAGGCACCGGGCACCATTACCACACATTTCCGGCTCACTGCCATCGGGATTAAAAATTCGCATTCTGTAGTCGGCCTTGCCCGCTCTCTCCAGAAGAATTAACCCATCAGCGCCAATTGAACAGCGCCGCTGGCAAAGATTAACTGCAAGTTTGGAGAGTCCACGAGGGAGTACCTTCTTCCTATTATCAATAATTATAAAATCATTGCCCCCGCTTTCCATCTTTGTAAAAGAGATCGAGCGTCTTCTCAATGTCATTCCTTCTCTCCAGCTTTTGTGTCCAACTAAAATAACTGTAGCAGCAAAGCGTAAGCTTTGCCTTCCTGTAGGGGACGGACTCTGTGCCGTCCCTTCCTTTGGGCGACCACTGAGTGTCGCCCCTACATTGCTGCAGAGCTAACGCTCTCTAGCTACATTCCTTTAATTAAATCCTGATAGGTCTCTCGCTTTCGTATAATATTATATGTTTCTTTCCTGACCAGAACCTCAGCAGGTCGACAACGAG comes from bacterium and encodes:
- the nadA gene encoding quinolinate synthase NadA, giving the protein MLQKGKKVENREEILKEIEELKNRRNAIILAHNYQIGEIQDIADFVGDSLELSRKAAATDADTIVFCGVLFMAETAAILSPEKNVLLPDLKAGCPLANMISRETLKMLREDHPQAPVVTYVNSSAEVKAESDICCTSANAVKVVNSLPQEKIIFVPDRNLGHWVARSTDKELILWEGFCPTHEVLRKEDVLKVKKAHPQAKFIAHPECLEEVLDLADQVASTSGILSFARETTAKELIIGTENGMLYRLRKENPDKKFYPASEKMVCRNMKYHTLDKVRDSLKDMVHLIKVTEEIRVEAYESINRMLELKVGAKD
- the panC gene encoding pantoate--beta-alanine ligase, with product MRVIRKNSIMQKIADRLREEGKSIGFVPTMGALHQGHFSLMERARRENDILIISIFINPTQFGHGEDYRRYPRPFEKDKSLAQREGVDIIFYPSVSEMYGKEYSTYVEVEKFSKRLCGLSRPGHFRGVASVVCKLFNIVKPHVAYFGQKDYQQLRIIKRMVEDLNMEVEIRECAIVREPDGLAISSRNSYLSSQEREEALSLYRALKCAKSLIKVGSSISDVVSEMEKIIQRESHAKIDYIEIVDPLTLEDVKTIRPGKKGLVALAVWIGNTRLIDNMLVRRM
- the folK gene encoding 2-amino-4-hydroxy-6-hydroxymethyldihydropteridine diphosphokinase — translated: MVKQEIYIALGSNLGDRLANIRKAIELMKGEGIEIIDESSIYETEPVGYKEQGWFLNSVVKGKTELSPRRLWKRLEKIEKSIGKEREIKWGPRIIDLDILFYENKILNGKQLQIPHSELHKRKFVLVPLEEIAPELVHPVLKKTISELLRDLKDNSQVELLLRQ
- a CDS encoding LL-diaminopimelate aminotransferase gives rise to the protein MKFDYSQRLSQLPPYVFIEIDRKKKKAIQQGVDIIDFGVGDPNLPTPQHIRDAMKRAIDEPKYHRYPFGPGLLEFRQAIARWYKVRFGVELKTESEIHALIGSKEGLGHIHLAFVNAGDVVLCPEPAYPVYNIGTIYAGGTSYFMPLLEENDFLPDLDSIPQEITTKTKMIFVNYPNNPTAGCASRDFFRKVIEFARKHNIIVVNDAAYSEIYYEGKKPISFLELPGAKEVGIEFHSLSKTYNMTGWRIGWACGNQDILRGLSMVKENIDSGVFGAIQAASIEALNGPQDCVDEMRRIYQKRRDLLIEELGRTGWKVKKPEATFYIWAKVPKGYSSLQSAEKLLEEAGILSTPGNALGPSGEGYVRFSLTVDEKRIKEAAERLSAIKW
- the dapB gene encoding 4-hydroxy-tetrahydrodipicolinate reductase, producing MVKVIVCGACGRMGRRIIDILSQDEETELVGAIEAKANKALGTEVIPKVKVTDNLEKIIDRAEVVIDFTNPQVSLENLEVASRFNKAMVIGTTGHTEQEKKLVIEKAKTIPFLMAPNMSLGVNLLFKLVDSVARSLKGYDVEIIESHHNRKKDAPSGTATKLGETIAQALNLNLKEAGVYGRKGMVGPRKPQEIGMHAVRAGDIVGEHTIIFAGMGERLELTHRAHSRDCFARGAVEAAKWIIRQPPGFYDMQDFLGLKGSKK
- the dapA gene encoding 4-hydroxy-tetrahydrodipicolinate synthase; amino-acid sequence: MFSGSFVALVTPFKNNRVDVEKLKELVEFHIKKGTSGIVPCGTTGESPTLSHEEHRLVIETVVKAVNGRIKVIAGTGSNNTNEAIELTRFAKEVGADGCLVITPYYNKPTQNGLYLHFKKIAETVDIPIIMYNVPGRTGTNMISSTAAKLSKIKNIIGLKEASGNITQVSQIVRECGEEFDVLSGDDTMTFPILAVGGKGVISVAANIAPAAVVGLVEAFNKGDINKSRKMHLKMLPLFEAMFYETNPIPVKTSMNLMGMISEEIRLPLCKMSEENLKKLKTTLKEYKLI
- the dapF gene encoding diaminopimelate epimerase is translated as MTLRRRSISFTKMESGGNDFIIIDNRKKVLPRGLSKLAVNLCQRRCSIGADGLILLERAGKADYRMRIFNPDGSEPEMCGNGARCLARFAFIKGIASANTVMETKAGNVEAWVKGKKVKVRLGNPSDINLNFKISLKSHGSQKVNFINTGVPHAVVFVPALNKVDVKNLGRAIRYHQRFIPSGANVNFVTLQGRNSIYIRTYERGVEDETLACGTGAVASALISGLQGKVSSPVEVHTRGGETLKVEYVIKKNMKGIEKFKGVWLEGEVRVVYEGEVAWD